The following are from one region of the Natronosporangium hydrolyticum genome:
- a CDS encoding argininosuccinate synthase, whose translation MTDRVILAYSGGLDTSVAIPYLAEQTGAEVVAVAIDVGQGGEDLEVIRKRALGCGAVESEVIDARAEYAADYCLPALRANALYQDRYPLVSALSRPLIVAHLVAAARRHNGTIVAHGCTGKGNDQVRFEVGIGALAPDLQVIAPARDYAWTRDEAIAYCQQRDLPIDVTPKSPYSIDQNLWGRAVETGFLEDIWNPPIEDLYSYTSDPAAAHDPDEVVITFDRGNPVAIDGETVTPYEAITILNRRAGAAGVGRLDMVEDRLVGIKSREVYEAPGAIALITAHQELENVTVERDLARFKKSVDQRWGELVYDGLWFSPLKRSLDAFVDESQQPVSGEIRLTLHGGRAVVTGRRSDASLYDFSLATYDTGDAFDQSLAKGFVTLWGLPSKLAAARDARTLPGPAE comes from the coding sequence ATGACTGACCGGGTGATCCTCGCGTACTCAGGAGGGCTCGACACCTCCGTCGCGATCCCGTACCTCGCCGAACAGACCGGCGCCGAGGTGGTGGCCGTCGCGATCGATGTCGGCCAGGGCGGCGAGGACCTCGAAGTGATCCGCAAGCGGGCACTGGGCTGCGGCGCGGTGGAGTCCGAGGTGATCGACGCGCGGGCAGAGTACGCCGCCGACTACTGCCTGCCGGCGCTGCGCGCCAACGCCCTCTACCAGGATCGGTACCCGCTCGTGTCGGCGTTGAGCCGGCCGTTGATCGTGGCGCACCTGGTGGCGGCGGCCCGCCGGCACAACGGCACCATCGTCGCGCACGGCTGCACCGGCAAGGGCAACGACCAGGTCCGGTTCGAGGTCGGCATCGGCGCCCTCGCCCCCGACCTGCAGGTCATCGCGCCGGCACGGGACTACGCGTGGACCCGCGACGAGGCGATCGCCTACTGCCAGCAGCGGGATCTCCCGATCGACGTGACGCCGAAATCGCCGTACTCGATCGATCAGAACCTCTGGGGACGGGCGGTCGAGACCGGCTTCCTGGAGGACATCTGGAACCCGCCGATCGAGGATCTCTACAGCTACACCAGCGACCCGGCGGCCGCCCACGACCCGGACGAGGTCGTCATCACCTTCGACCGGGGAAACCCGGTCGCGATCGACGGCGAGACGGTCACCCCGTACGAGGCGATCACGATCCTGAACCGCCGCGCCGGAGCGGCCGGAGTCGGTCGGCTGGACATGGTCGAAGACCGGCTGGTCGGGATCAAGAGCCGCGAGGTGTACGAGGCGCCGGGCGCGATCGCCCTGATCACCGCCCACCAGGAGCTGGAGAACGTCACCGTCGAACGGGACCTGGCCCGGTTCAAGAAGTCGGTCGACCAGCGCTGGGGGGAGCTGGTCTACGACGGGCTGTGGTTCTCGCCGCTCAAGCGCTCGCTCGACGCCTTCGTCGACGAGAGTCAGCAGCCGGTCAGCGGTGAGATCCGGCTGACCCTGCATGGCGGCCGGGCGGTGGTGACCGGCCGGCGCTCCGACGCCTCGCTCTACGACTTCAGCCTGGCCACCTACGACACCGGCGACGCCTTCGACCAGTCGTTGGCCAAGGGCTTCGTCACCCTCTGGGGGCTGCCGAGCAAGCTCGCCGCCGCCCGCGACGCCCGGACCCTCCCGGGGCCGGCAGAATGA
- the argH gene encoding argininosuccinate lyase: protein MSTDDVRLWGGRFAGGPAEAVAQLSVSVGFDWRLARHDLAGSRAHARVLARAGLLSEAELAQVLDALAALGEECAAGRFRPTVADEDVHTALERGLLERLGPLGGKLRAGRSRNDQIATDLRLYLREAARGLGGQLADLAAALTEQAHQHLHTPAPGMTHLQHAQPISFAHQLLAHVQPLLRDLDRLRDWDARAAISPLGAGALAGSSLPLDPETVAAELGFTQACANSIDAVADRDFVAELLFVTALVGVHLSRLGEEVVLWTSQEFGWVELDDRYATGSSIMPQKKNADVAELARGKAGRLVGGLVAVLTMLKGLPLAYDRDLQEDKEPAFDAVDTLALVLPALTGMVATMTVRADRLAAAAPIGYSLATEVADWLVRRGVPFREAHETTGRLVAWCAGQERELHEVTDAELAAIDERLTAEVREVLSVDSALAARTTPGSTGPKPVADQLAAVQAELARWQEWTAQPATPS, encoded by the coding sequence GTGAGCACCGACGACGTACGCCTGTGGGGTGGCCGGTTCGCCGGCGGCCCGGCGGAGGCGGTGGCGCAGCTGTCGGTCAGCGTGGGCTTCGACTGGCGGCTGGCCCGCCACGACCTCGCCGGCTCCCGGGCGCACGCCCGGGTGCTGGCGAGAGCCGGCCTGCTCAGTGAGGCAGAGCTGGCGCAGGTGCTGGACGCGCTGGCTGCTTTGGGCGAGGAGTGCGCCGCCGGGCGGTTCCGCCCCACCGTGGCCGATGAGGATGTCCACACCGCCCTCGAACGCGGGCTGCTGGAGCGGCTCGGCCCGCTCGGCGGCAAGCTGCGCGCGGGCCGGTCCCGCAACGACCAGATCGCCACCGACCTGCGGCTCTATCTGCGGGAGGCGGCCCGCGGGCTCGGCGGCCAGCTGGCCGACCTGGCCGCCGCGCTGACCGAGCAGGCGCACCAGCATCTCCACACCCCGGCGCCGGGGATGACCCATCTGCAGCACGCCCAACCGATCAGCTTCGCCCATCAGCTGCTGGCCCACGTCCAGCCGCTGCTGCGGGACCTGGACCGGTTGCGTGACTGGGACGCCCGAGCGGCGATCAGCCCGCTCGGCGCGGGCGCGCTGGCCGGTTCGTCGCTTCCGCTCGACCCGGAGACGGTCGCCGCCGAACTCGGCTTCACGCAGGCTTGTGCGAACTCGATCGACGCGGTCGCTGACCGGGACTTCGTCGCGGAGCTCCTCTTCGTCACCGCGCTGGTCGGGGTGCACCTGTCCCGGCTCGGCGAAGAGGTGGTGCTCTGGACCTCCCAGGAGTTCGGCTGGGTCGAGCTCGACGACCGGTACGCCACCGGATCATCGATCATGCCGCAGAAAAAGAACGCCGACGTCGCCGAGCTGGCCCGCGGCAAAGCCGGCCGGTTGGTCGGCGGCCTGGTGGCGGTGCTGACCATGCTCAAAGGGCTGCCGCTCGCCTACGACCGCGACCTGCAGGAAGACAAAGAGCCAGCCTTTGACGCGGTGGACACCCTCGCCCTGGTGCTGCCTGCGTTGACCGGCATGGTCGCGACCATGACGGTCCGGGCCGACCGGCTGGCCGCCGCCGCGCCGATCGGCTACAGCCTCGCCACCGAAGTGGCCGACTGGTTGGTCCGCCGCGGCGTGCCGTTCCGGGAGGCGCACGAGACCACCGGCCGGCTAGTGGCCTGGTGCGCCGGCCAGGAGCGAGAGCTCCACGAGGTCACCGACGCCGAGCTGGCCGCGATCGATGAACGACTTACCGCGGAGGTCCGCGAGGTCCTCTCGGTCGACTCCGCGCTCGCGGCCCGCACCACACCGGGCTCCACCGGCCCCAAGCCGGTGGCCGACCAGCTCGCTGCGGTGCAGGCGGAGCTGGCGAGGTGGCAGGAGTGGACGGCGCAGCCGGCGACGCCGAGCTGA
- a CDS encoding arginine repressor yields the protein MTAPSTKIARQARVVALIRDKAVHSQGELAALLAADGMPVTQATLSRDLDELGAVKVRGTDGGAVYVVPEDGEPLLRPSVPPATEPGSASGPPRLVRLLRELLTGVDASGNLAVLRTPPGAAQFLASALDRSGLSEVVGTIAGDDTVLVVAREPVTGAGLAETLSSWAGAEPVSPSDLDNLERTETP from the coding sequence ATGACCGCGCCCAGCACCAAGATCGCCCGACAGGCCCGGGTGGTCGCGCTGATCCGGGACAAAGCAGTGCACTCGCAGGGCGAGCTCGCCGCGCTACTGGCCGCCGACGGGATGCCGGTCACCCAGGCCACGCTCTCCCGGGACCTCGACGAGCTGGGGGCGGTGAAGGTTCGCGGCACCGACGGTGGCGCGGTCTACGTAGTCCCCGAGGACGGCGAACCACTGCTGCGGCCGAGCGTTCCCCCGGCCACCGAGCCGGGGTCCGCCAGCGGCCCGCCCCGGCTGGTGCGGTTGCTGCGGGAGCTGCTAACCGGCGTCGACGCCAGCGGGAACCTGGCGGTGCTACGTACGCCGCCGGGCGCCGCCCAGTTTCTCGCGAGTGCGCTCGACCGCTCGGGGCTTTCCGAGGTGGTCGGCACCATCGCTGGCGACGACACCGTACTGGTGGTCGCGCGGGAACCGGTCACCGGAGCCGGTCTGGCCGAGACGCTCTCCAGCTGGGCCGGTGCCGAACCAGTATCACCATCAGACCTAGACAACCTAGAAAGGACCGAAACGCCATGA
- the tyrS gene encoding tyrosine--tRNA ligase, with protein MTHVLDDLQWRGLVALASDLDALRAELSRGPVTYYGGFDPTAPSLHVGNLVLILTLRRLQLAGHRPLALVGGATGLIGDPSGKSAERILNSTEQVGEWVERIRAQIAPFLDFSGSYAARMVNNLDWTAGLTAIEFLREIGKHFRVNKMIAKDAVSARLRSEDGISYTEFSYQILQGMDFLELLKRYECRLQAGGSDQWGNLTAGSDLIRRVTGDSVHLLATPLVTDAQGRKLGKSSGGGGLWLDPELTSPYAFYQYFINVEDAQVGSLLRIYTFLERAEIEELEKETAQRPAARAAQRRLAEEVTRLVHGERETRQVVAASQALFGRGELDELAVDTLRAALVEAGLVQVPAGSDGLLPSAAELLVATGLAGSRNQARRTVAEGGAYLNNQRISDADAPVSTSELRHGRFLVLRRGRRVVAGVEGLLS; from the coding sequence GTGACCCACGTACTCGACGACCTGCAATGGCGCGGCCTGGTCGCGCTCGCCAGTGACCTCGACGCGCTCCGGGCGGAGCTGTCCCGTGGCCCCGTGACCTACTACGGTGGCTTCGATCCGACCGCCCCCAGCCTGCACGTGGGCAACCTGGTGTTGATCCTGACCCTGCGGCGGCTGCAGCTGGCGGGCCACCGGCCGCTGGCGCTGGTCGGCGGGGCCACCGGGCTGATCGGGGACCCGAGCGGCAAGAGCGCCGAGCGCATCCTCAACTCCACCGAGCAGGTCGGTGAGTGGGTGGAGCGGATCCGCGCGCAGATCGCCCCGTTCCTCGACTTCTCCGGTTCGTACGCTGCCCGGATGGTGAACAACCTGGACTGGACGGCGGGGCTCACCGCGATCGAGTTCCTGCGGGAGATCGGCAAGCACTTCCGAGTAAACAAAATGATCGCCAAGGACGCGGTGAGTGCCCGGCTGCGTTCCGAGGACGGGATCAGCTACACCGAGTTCTCGTACCAGATCCTGCAGGGCATGGACTTTCTGGAGCTGCTCAAGCGGTACGAGTGCCGGTTGCAGGCCGGCGGTAGTGACCAATGGGGCAATCTCACCGCCGGCTCGGACCTGATCCGGCGGGTCACCGGTGACTCGGTGCACCTGCTCGCGACCCCGCTGGTCACCGACGCCCAAGGGCGCAAGCTGGGCAAGTCCAGTGGCGGCGGCGGGTTGTGGCTGGACCCCGAGCTGACCAGCCCGTACGCGTTCTATCAGTACTTCATCAACGTTGAGGATGCTCAGGTCGGCAGCCTGCTACGGATCTACACCTTCCTGGAGCGGGCGGAGATCGAGGAGCTGGAGAAGGAGACCGCGCAGCGGCCGGCGGCCCGCGCGGCGCAGCGTCGCTTGGCCGAGGAGGTGACCCGGCTAGTCCACGGGGAGCGTGAAACCCGGCAGGTGGTCGCGGCCAGCCAGGCGTTGTTCGGTCGAGGTGAGCTCGATGAGCTAGCGGTCGACACGTTGCGGGCGGCGCTGGTGGAGGCGGGCCTGGTGCAGGTGCCGGCGGGGTCGGACGGGCTGCTACCCAGCGCGGCAGAGTTGCTGGTCGCTACCGGCCTTGCAGGGAGCCGGAACCAGGCGCGCCGCACCGTCGCCGAGGGCGGCGCGTACCTCAACAACCAGCGCATCAGTGACGCCGACGCCCCGGTTTCGACCAGCGAGCTCCGGCACGGGCGGTTCCTCGTGTTGCGGAGGGGGAGGCGGGTGGTCGCCGGTGTGGAGGGGTTGCTAAGCTAA
- a CDS encoding phasin family protein, protein MQDAWRAYLELALGLTEASRRKAEKVARDLLDKGGSTASQAQSMVEDLLATSRANREELTKLVRFEVERTMGKLGLATAEEVGQLAARVQELERRLAETTPQPLVPAQSPPAQTPAATPTAAAPAKKTTKKAVKKATKQTPEKPAVAKKATKKATKNTTPPSAGAAGA, encoded by the coding sequence ATGCAAGATGCGTGGCGGGCGTACCTCGAGCTGGCGTTGGGGCTGACTGAGGCGTCCCGGCGAAAGGCCGAGAAGGTCGCGCGGGATCTGCTGGATAAGGGCGGTTCGACTGCGTCGCAGGCACAGTCGATGGTCGAGGACCTGCTCGCCACCAGCCGGGCCAACCGGGAAGAGTTGACCAAGTTGGTGCGCTTCGAGGTGGAGCGGACGATGGGCAAGTTGGGGTTGGCGACAGCTGAAGAGGTTGGTCAGTTGGCGGCCCGGGTGCAGGAGTTGGAGCGGCGGCTCGCGGAGACGACGCCGCAGCCGTTGGTGCCGGCCCAGTCCCCGCCGGCCCAGACCCCGGCGGCCACGCCTACCGCTGCCGCTCCGGCGAAGAAGACCACCAAGAAGGCGGTTAAGAAGGCGACCAAGCAGACGCCGGAGAAGCCCGCGGTCGCCAAGAAGGCCACGAAGAAGGCCACGAAGAATACCACGCCGCCCTCGGCGGGGGCGGCTGGGGCATGA
- a CDS encoding TlyA family RNA methyltransferase, with amino-acid sequence MARRSRLDSELVRRGLAPSRAQAAALVAAGRVRVRGMVASKPATMVDVADPVLVAADSAAGDYVSRGGHKLAGALAEFVPAGLVVQGRRALDAGASTGGFTEVLLAAGAAQVVAVDVGYGQLAWSLRNDPRVRVQERTNVRSLSPELIDGLVSLVVADLSFISLRLVLPALAGCTEASGDLVLMVKPQFEVGKGRVGPGGVVRDPQLHAAAVTAVAQAAVEQGLGVAGVCRSPLPGPAGNREFFLWLRRGAPELSAERLAAVVAGGRIE; translated from the coding sequence ATGGCACGTCGGAGCCGACTCGACAGTGAACTGGTACGCCGTGGGTTGGCGCCCTCGCGGGCGCAGGCGGCGGCGCTGGTAGCGGCGGGCCGGGTCCGGGTCCGGGGCATGGTGGCGAGTAAGCCGGCCACGATGGTCGACGTGGCCGACCCGGTCCTGGTGGCCGCAGACTCGGCGGCCGGCGACTATGTCTCTCGCGGTGGGCACAAGCTCGCCGGTGCGTTGGCGGAGTTCGTCCCGGCGGGGTTGGTGGTCCAGGGCCGGCGGGCTCTCGACGCCGGCGCCTCCACCGGTGGCTTCACCGAGGTGTTGCTGGCGGCGGGGGCCGCCCAGGTGGTGGCGGTGGATGTGGGCTATGGCCAGCTGGCGTGGTCGCTGCGCAACGATCCGCGGGTGCGGGTCCAGGAGCGGACGAATGTGCGTAGTCTGTCTCCGGAACTTATCGATGGCTTGGTGAGTCTCGTTGTTGCGGACCTGTCGTTCATCTCGTTGCGGCTGGTGTTGCCGGCGCTGGCTGGTTGCACCGAGGCGTCTGGAGATCTGGTGCTGATGGTGAAGCCTCAGTTCGAGGTGGGCAAGGGGCGGGTCGGCCCCGGTGGGGTCGTGCGTGACCCACAGCTGCACGCGGCGGCGGTGACGGCGGTTGCGCAGGCGGCGGTTGAGCAGGGGCTTGGCGTGGCCGGGGTATGCCGGAGCCCGTTGCCGGGCCCGGCGGGTAACCGCGAGTTCTTCCTGTGGCTGCGTCGGGGTGCGCCCGAGTTGTCGGCGGAGCGGTTGGCGGCGGTGGTGGCAGGGGGGCGGATCGAGTGA
- a CDS encoding DNA-3-methyladenine glycosylase: MDGAAGDAELTGGPPDRLAELLAGPVAQAAPGLLGADLTAHGVRLRITEVEAYGGVGEDPASHAHGGPTRRNEVMFGAAGGLYVYFTYGMHWCANVVVGPVGEAAAVLLRAGEVREGHLLARARRPTARTDRELARGPARLTVALAIDGAHNGTPLWGPGPVRLRLPEHPTEAVTVCRGPRVGVANGHERAWRFWLADEPTVSGYRRHAPRRR, encoded by the coding sequence GTGGACGGCGCAGCCGGCGACGCCGAGCTGACCGGCGGGCCACCGGACCGGCTGGCTGAACTGCTGGCCGGCCCGGTAGCCCAGGCGGCGCCAGGGCTGCTCGGCGCCGATCTCACCGCCCACGGGGTTCGACTGCGAATCACTGAGGTCGAGGCCTACGGCGGGGTCGGCGAAGACCCGGCGTCCCACGCCCACGGTGGGCCGACCCGCCGCAACGAGGTAATGTTCGGCGCCGCCGGCGGGTTGTACGTCTACTTCACCTACGGAATGCACTGGTGCGCCAACGTGGTGGTCGGCCCGGTCGGGGAGGCGGCTGCGGTGTTGCTGCGCGCCGGCGAGGTCCGGGAGGGCCACCTGCTCGCCCGCGCTCGCCGGCCGACGGCCCGCACCGACCGGGAGCTGGCCCGCGGACCGGCCAGGCTTACGGTCGCCCTGGCCATTGACGGTGCCCACAACGGGACCCCGCTGTGGGGTCCCGGTCCGGTGCGGCTGCGGCTACCCGAGCACCCGACCGAGGCGGTGACCGTCTGTCGTGGCCCGCGAGTCGGTGTGGCCAATGGGCATGAGCGAGCATGGCGGTTCTGGTTGGCCGACGAACCGACGGTCAGTGGGTACCGGCGCCACGCCCCCCGGCGGCGGTGA
- a CDS encoding HAD-IIA family hydrolase, protein MILDLDGVVIVGEQALPAAAAAVATVRQEGTPVVFATNNASRSASAVAELLTKVGVPAEPSEVITSAMVAADALADSVPAGAAVLVLGSDALASEVRRVGLRPVSSAEDQPAAVIQGYDPSVGWERLAEASVAIRAGARWVVTNSDATLPSPRGPLPGNGSLVAALRTALEREPDMVVGKPQPALFAAAARQRSASAPLVVGDRLDTDIAGAYRAGMDSLLVLTGIASRADALAAPAEQRPHYLGDDLGALTRPGVQLARD, encoded by the coding sequence GTGATTCTGGATCTTGATGGGGTGGTGATCGTCGGGGAGCAGGCGCTCCCGGCTGCTGCCGCCGCGGTCGCCACCGTGCGCCAGGAGGGGACACCAGTGGTCTTCGCCACAAACAACGCCTCCCGAAGCGCGTCGGCGGTGGCGGAGTTGCTGACTAAGGTCGGCGTCCCGGCCGAACCGTCCGAGGTGATCACCTCAGCGATGGTGGCGGCCGATGCCCTGGCCGATTCCGTGCCGGCCGGCGCCGCAGTCTTGGTGCTGGGATCGGATGCGCTAGCGAGCGAGGTGCGGCGGGTCGGTCTTCGTCCCGTGTCGAGCGCGGAAGACCAGCCGGCGGCGGTGATCCAGGGCTACGACCCGAGCGTCGGGTGGGAGCGGCTGGCGGAGGCCAGCGTCGCCATCCGGGCCGGGGCGAGGTGGGTGGTCACCAACTCCGACGCGACGCTACCGAGCCCGCGGGGGCCGTTGCCTGGCAATGGTTCGCTGGTCGCCGCATTGCGTACCGCGCTGGAGCGGGAACCGGACATGGTGGTCGGGAAGCCGCAACCGGCGTTGTTCGCCGCTGCCGCCCGGCAGCGATCGGCCTCGGCGCCGTTGGTGGTGGGTGACCGGTTGGATACCGACATCGCGGGTGCATACCGGGCTGGAATGGACAGTCTGTTGGTGTTGACCGGGATCGCCAGTCGCGCGGACGCGCTGGCGGCACCGGCGGAGCAGCGTCCCCATTACCTCGGCGACGATCTGGGAGCGTTGACCCGTCCGGGCGTGCAGTTGGCTCGGGACTAG
- a CDS encoding NAD kinase → MTRTALLVTHTGRVRSTAHARTVAGDLRQAGFEVRVLAEEEAPLELAGLTAVSGPDAVSGAEIVLALGGDGTLLRAAELARPAGVPLLGINLGKVGFLAEAEEADLEKVVSVVADRAYTVEERLTLDVTADLDGRLLADSWALNEVSVEKNSRAMLELLVDVDGRPLSRYGCDGVLCATPTGSTAYAFSAGGPVVWPELAAMLLVPVSAHTLFSRPLVIAPTSTIMITVEPYAAGAVLCCDGRRTFPLPPGSRVTVGRGAQPVRVVRLPPYQPFTDRLVAKFALPVAGWRHNHDWSGPAAGTTV, encoded by the coding sequence GTGACCCGGACGGCGTTGTTGGTGACGCACACCGGCCGGGTCCGCAGCACCGCCCATGCCCGGACGGTAGCGGGCGATCTGCGGCAGGCCGGGTTCGAGGTGCGGGTGCTCGCGGAGGAGGAGGCGCCGCTTGAGTTGGCCGGGCTGACCGCGGTCTCCGGTCCGGACGCGGTCTCGGGCGCCGAGATCGTGCTCGCGTTGGGGGGTGACGGAACCTTGCTGCGGGCGGCGGAGCTGGCGCGTCCGGCCGGGGTGCCGTTGCTCGGGATCAACCTCGGCAAGGTCGGGTTTCTCGCCGAAGCCGAGGAGGCCGATCTGGAGAAGGTGGTCTCGGTGGTCGCGGATCGGGCGTACACCGTTGAGGAACGGCTCACCTTGGATGTGACGGCGGATCTCGATGGCCGGTTGCTGGCGGACTCCTGGGCGCTCAACGAAGTCAGCGTGGAGAAGAACTCGCGCGCCATGCTTGAGTTGTTGGTCGATGTGGACGGCCGGCCACTGTCCCGGTACGGGTGCGACGGTGTGTTGTGCGCCACTCCGACCGGCTCCACCGCGTATGCGTTCTCGGCCGGGGGGCCGGTGGTCTGGCCGGAGCTGGCGGCGATGTTGTTGGTGCCAGTGAGCGCGCACACGCTGTTCAGCCGGCCGTTGGTGATCGCGCCGACCTCGACGATCATGATCACTGTGGAGCCGTACGCCGCGGGTGCGGTTCTCTGTTGTGACGGACGCCGCACTTTTCCGCTGCCGCCGGGTTCACGGGTGACCGTGGGCCGGGGCGCACAGCCGGTCCGGGTGGTCCGGCTACCTCCGTACCAACCCTTTACTGATCGGCTGGTCGCGAAGTTCGCGCTGCCGGTGGCGGGCTGGCGGCACAATCACGACTGGAGCGGTCCGGCCGCCGGGACGACGGTGTGA
- the argF gene encoding ornithine carbamoyltransferase: protein MSRHLLRDDDLSPAEQTELLDLAERLRADRHGHRPLAGPASVAVLFDKPSLRTRVSFEVGIAELGGNPVIIDSQGTHFGRGETLGDAAAVLSRYVTAIVMRTFGDDRLAEVAAGASVPVVNALTDGFHPCQLLADLLTVRQRHGATAGVTLAYLGDTGNNMAHSYLLAGATAGMHVRLAGPAGFAPDPAVVTRAGQIAARTGGSVTLTPDAGEAVAGAQVLATDTWTSMGQESDGRERHRAFLPYQLDTKLVAAAGPEVCVLHCLPAHRGEEITDEVIDGPHSAVLDQAENRLHAQKALLSWLLAQRGGAYR from the coding sequence GTGAGCCGGCACCTGTTACGCGACGACGACCTTAGCCCGGCCGAGCAGACGGAGCTGCTCGACCTCGCCGAGCGGCTCCGGGCCGACCGGCACGGCCACCGCCCGCTGGCCGGGCCGGCCTCGGTGGCGGTGCTGTTCGACAAGCCCTCGCTGCGTACCCGGGTCTCGTTCGAGGTCGGCATCGCCGAGCTCGGCGGCAACCCGGTAATCATCGACTCGCAAGGGACCCACTTCGGGCGCGGCGAGACCCTCGGCGACGCCGCCGCCGTGCTCTCGCGGTACGTCACCGCGATCGTGATGCGGACCTTCGGCGACGACCGGCTCGCCGAGGTGGCGGCGGGCGCCAGCGTGCCGGTGGTCAACGCCCTCACCGACGGCTTCCACCCGTGCCAGCTCCTCGCCGACCTGCTCACCGTCCGGCAGCGCCACGGCGCCACGGCCGGGGTCACCCTGGCCTACCTGGGGGACACCGGCAACAACATGGCCCACTCGTATCTGCTCGCCGGCGCCACCGCCGGAATGCACGTACGGCTCGCCGGCCCGGCCGGCTTCGCCCCCGACCCGGCGGTGGTGACCCGCGCCGGACAGATCGCCGCTCGCACCGGCGGCTCAGTCACGCTCACCCCGGATGCCGGCGAGGCGGTCGCCGGTGCCCAGGTCCTCGCCACTGACACCTGGACCTCGATGGGCCAGGAGAGCGACGGCCGGGAGCGGCACCGCGCGTTCCTGCCGTACCAGCTCGATACCAAGCTGGTCGCCGCGGCGGGGCCGGAGGTGTGTGTGCTGCACTGCCTGCCGGCCCACCGGGGCGAGGAGATCACCGATGAGGTGATCGACGGCCCGCACAGCGCGGTGCTGGATCAGGCGGAGAACCGGCTGCACGCCCAGAAGGCGCTGTTGAGTTGGCTGCTGGCGCAGCGGGGCGGAGCGTACCGATGA
- a CDS encoding SCP2 sterol-binding domain-containing protein, with translation MATLAECRAALTRLTADLTENAAKVRAKVNVDRTVVCRITDLDTAFRGRLIDGELRDVVEGDDPAAQVSISAASDDLIALVDGELDWLHALATRRLRIRAKPLDLLKLRNLR, from the coding sequence GTGGCGACCCTAGCGGAGTGCCGGGCAGCGCTGACCCGGTTGACGGCCGACCTGACTGAGAACGCCGCCAAGGTCCGGGCCAAGGTCAATGTAGATCGCACCGTGGTCTGCCGCATCACCGACCTGGACACCGCCTTCCGCGGGCGGCTGATCGACGGCGAACTTCGCGACGTGGTCGAAGGCGATGACCCGGCTGCCCAGGTCAGCATCTCGGCCGCCAGCGACGACCTGATCGCCCTCGTCGACGGCGAACTCGACTGGTTGCACGCCCTGGCAACCCGCCGACTCCGGATCCGCGCCAAGCCACTCGACCTGCTCAAGCTGCGCAACCTCCGCTAG